The Synechococcus sp. HK05 DNA segment ACCGCATCTCCCTCCACCACGACATCCAGATCCGGGGCGTCACCGAGGCGATCCAGCAGGGCATCGCGCACGGCGCCTCCCACCAAGGCCGCCTCCTGGGGAAAGGCCTCCTTGGGGAGTGGCCAGCGCTCCGGTTGCAGTCGCCTCCAGGCCTGCTCAGCTGCACCAGCAGGGTTCACAATGGCCCCATCCGCTGCGGCGCCGGGCATGTGCATCTGCGTGGATTGCCGCTGGGTGGATCAATGCCAGGCCTACCACGCGGTTGAACGCCAACACGGCGTGGCCCACCTCACCCCAACGCCGGTGTTTGTGCCGCAGGAGCCCAGGATTCACGTTCAAGTGCTCGACCTGGCGCCTGGCCAGGTGGGGGTGGAGTGGGATGTGCGGGCGTGCGGCAGTTTTGAGCTCGATCGAGGCCGCTGGCAGCGGTTGCGCCCGGATCAGGTGGTGCCCACATGAGTGGCCCCCCGTTGCTGTTGGCCTTGCACAGCTCCAGCGAGACCCTCGGGGTGGCTGTGCAGCCCCTGTGTCAGTCGGATGCTGGGGCGCAGGTGGAGGGTTTCCCCTTGGGCCGGCGCTTGTCGAATCAGCTCCTCCCCTGCGTGGAGCAGCTGTTGCCGGCTGATCAATGGCCCCGAATCGGGCGCTTGGCTGTGGCCATAGGGCCCGGCGGCTTCACCGGGACCCGGCTCACGGTGGTGCTGGCGCGCACGCTGGCTCAGCAGCTGGGTATCCCGCTCCATGGCTTCAGCAGCTTTTTGTTGATCGCGCGCCGTTTGCTGGCGGCTGAAGAGCCGGCCTCGCCTGGTCAGCGGCTGTGGCTGGAGCAGGTGTTGCCCCGCCGCGGCAGCGTGGTGGGCTGCTACGGCCTCGATCCCACCGCCCTCGGTGGGGTGGCGGAGCTGGAGACGCCGCGGCTGGTGCGCCCTGAGGAGTCCTGGGGCGGCGATGCGCCCTGTGCTCCTGCTGTGGTGGATGCAGTGGCGGATGCACGCCAATTGCTGGAGTTGGGCCAGTTGGCCCATGCTGCGGATCTGGCTGGCCCCTGGGCGCCGGTGCTGCCGCTCTATCCCACCAGCCCGGTGGAGGGGCTGTGAGGCGTTCCCGTCCGCGCCCGCGTGCAGACCAGCGGCCGGCTGTCCCGCCGGCCCGCCGGCGTCGCCCGCGGCGTGGCCGTTGGTTGTTGGCGGGCTTGGCCGCCACCGGGCTGGTGGTGTTCTCCCGCGGCTTGTGGCAGCCCCCTTTGCCTCCGCCCCAGATGATCCTGGTGTTGGGCGGTGATGTGGAACGGGAGCGGGTGGCGGCTGAGTTGGCGGAGCGGGATGGTTTACCGGTGCTGGTGAGTGGCGGCAGCAATCCTGAATATGCCCACTGGCTGTTCGGGCGGCGGGGCCTCGATCAGGGGCGCGTGCAGCTGGATTACCGCGCCACCGACACCCTCACCAACTTCACCTCGATCGTGGATGACCTGCGGCGCGCCAAGGTGCGCCATGTGCTGTTGGTCACGAGCAGCGATCACATGCAACGGGCCATGCTCGTGGGCCGGCTGGTGGCCGGCAGCCGCGGCATTGGCCTCACGCCGGTGGAGGTGCCCTGCGGAGCGCGTTGTACGCCGGAGGGCTGGCGCAAGGTGTGGGGCGACGGGGCCCGCGCGGCCCTGTGGGTGCTCACGGGCCGCGATCTCAGGCGCTGGGCGGCAGCGCGGTTCGCTCCGATGCTGGAGGGAGTGCGGGGCCGTTGATCAACCCCTGATCCAGCAGGGCATTGATCTGGGCCTGGCAGGCGGCGGTGGCGGCATCGAGGTCGGCCCGTTTGCGCGAGGCCGGAGGCGGAATCGGTGTGCCGATGCGGATGTGTACGGGCAGCAGCCGCGGTTGCTTGGAGCCTGTCCCAAGGGCCCGGTGGCTGTTGATGATCGCGACCGGTAGCAGCGGCACCCCGGCGCGGGCTGCCAGGAGTGCTGCGCCGGGCTGGGGGTTGTTCACGCGACCATCGGCCTGGCGGGTGCCATCGATGAACACACCGGTGGCCCAACCCTGCTCAAGGCGATCGGTGGCGGTGCGGATCGCTTCGCGGTCGCTGGCGCCACGGGCCACGGGATAGGCGCCGCAGGCGCGGATGATCGGTCCCAAGATCGGGATTCGAAACAGCTCAGCCTTGGCCATGAAGGCCACGGGGCGCCCCAGGGCATGGCCCAGCAGCGGCGGGTCGAGATGGGAGCCATGGTTGGCCACCACCACCAGTGCCCCCTCGTGGGGAACATTGGTGTTGCCGGCGGTCCGGCCGCGGAACAGCAGCCGGTAGATCGGGAACACCAGCAGATAGCTCACCAGCCGGTAGGTGAGGCTGGGTTTCGGTGTGCGCAGCAGGGCTGGTGGTTCGGCGGGTTTGCGCCGGCGGCGCAGCACTCGCTTCACCGCGTTCACCGGCCGGCTGCCCGGCCGCTGCATGGGGTCGCTCACAGCCCCAGGTCGGCGGCGCCGCTGATCTGGGCGGTGGTGATCCCCTCGCACCCACGCTTGATCAGGCCGCTCAGCACGTTGCCGGGGCCGATCTCCACGGCGGTGTCGATGCCTGAGGTGCTGAAGGCCTCCATCGTTTCGCGCCAGCGCACGCCGGTGGTCATTTGGGTGCGTAGCCGCTGCTTGAGGGCCGCGCCATTGGTTTCGGGGGTGGGATCGGTGTTGCTCAGCACCGGAATCACAGCATCGGCGAAGGGCACGGCCTCCAGTGCCGCCGCAAAGGCATCCGCGGCGCTCTGCATGAAGGGTGAATGGAAGGCCCCACTCACCGCCAGGGGGATGGCGCGTTTGCATTTGAGCTGGCCGCTCACGGCTGCCACCGCCTCGGGGCTGCCGGAGAGCACCACCTGGGCGCTGCTGTTGTCGTTGGCGATCACCACCCCTTCGGTGGCGGCCACCAGCTGATCGAGCTCGGCGCGATCGAAGCCCATCACGGCGGTCATGGCTCCGCCGCCGGCCGCCGCCATCAGTTCGCTGCGGGTTTTCATCAGCTGCAGGCCCGTGTTCACATCGAACACGCCTGCGGCGTAGAGGGCCACCAGCTCGCCCAGACTGTGGCCGGCCACCCGATCGGCGCTGCGGCCCTGGGCCTTGAGGCCATCCACCAGCAAGCTCTCGATCACGAAGAGGGCTGGCTGTGTGTTGCGGGTGTCGTTGAGATCGCTCAGCTCACCGTCGGCTTCACCGGCGCAGATGGCGAGCAGATCACGGCCCAGCAGGTCGGAAGCGGCGGCGAAGCGATCGCGGCCGCCGGGCAGCTCGAGCACCCCGGCGGCCATGCCCAGCTTCTGTGAGCCCTGTCCGGGAAACACCCAGGCGATACCCATGGCCGCACGCGTTGCACTGTGTGGGGGGGAGATTACGCGGCGGGGCCGAGGGCCCGGCCGGCTCAGCCCTGCGGACCAGCCCAGCGCAGCAGCGCGCCGCCCCAGCTCAGGCCAGCCCCAAAGCCACTGCTGGCGATCAGATCGCCGGGTTTCACCCGCCCATCCTTCACCGCCTCATCCAGCATCAATGGGATGGTGGCCGCTGAGGTGTTGCCATAGCTGGCCAGGTTGCTCAGCACCCGCTCGTGGGGAATGGCAAAACGATCGGCCACGGCATCAAGAATGCGCTGGTTGGCCTGGTGCAGCAGCAGCCAATTGAGATCGGAGGCGGGGGTGCCGGTGCTCTCCAGCAGCTCCTTGAGCACCGCCGGCACTTCCCGCACCGCAAACTTGTACACCTCCTGGCCGTTCATGCGCAGCGGGGCAAAGCCCCCCACCTGGGCGCTCACGCCACCGAGCACGTCGGTGTGTGTATCGGTCTGGGCGAGGGTGAGGCAGCTGTTGCGGCTGCCATCAGAGTGCATGCGGAAGCCGAGCAGGCCGTCCTGCTCGGCGGGGCAGGATTCCACGGCCACGGCAGCGGCGCCATCGCCGAACAGCACGCAGGTGGTGCGATCGTCCCAATCCACCCAGCGGCTGAGTTGATCGGCGCCGATCACCAGGGCCCGGCGCATGGCACCACTGCGCAGGTATTGGCCGGCGGTGATCAGGGCAAACAGGAAGCCGCTGCAGGCGGCGGTGAGATCAAAGGCCACGGCATGGCGGGCACCAATGGCGCCCTGCACCCGCGGCGCCATTCCGAACAGGTCGTCGGGGCTGGAGGTGGCCATCAGGATCAGATCCAGATCCTCGGGTGCCCAGCCCGCGTGGTCCAGGGCTGCTTGGGCGGCGCGACTGGCGAGCAGCGTGAGCGGTTCATCGGCCGCGCAGATGCGGCGTGCGCCGATGCCAGTGCGGGTGCGGATCCACTCGTCGCTGGTGTCGACGCGTTCGCTCAGCTGTTGATTGCTCACGCTGATGGCGGGCACGGCACTGCCGCAGCCCACCAGGGCCATGCCGCAGCTGTTCACGGTGCTGTTTGTCTGGCCCAGCCCCACCGGATCAGCCCAACGGTGCGGTCAGTCAACCACAGGCCACGGCAGGGCTCTCGCTCTCGCTGAGCTGTTGCAGATCCTCCATCACACCGTGGTTGGCAGCGGAGTGGGCGATGCGCAGGGCGCTCACCACCGAGAGAGCCTTGCTGCTGCCATGGCCGATCACACACACACCGTTCACGCCCAGCAACAGGGCCCCGCCGTGCTCGGCGTGGTCGAGGCGCTTCTTGATGCGGCGCAGGTTGCTCATCAAAAACGCAGACCCCACCTTGCCGCGGCGGCCGCGGGGCAGCTCAGCCTTGAGCACATCCAGCAGCACGCTGCCCACGCTTTCCAGGAACTTCAGCAGCACATTGCCGGTGAAGCCGTCGCACACCACTACGTCGAACGCACCGGAGAGCACATCACGGCCCTCGCAGTTGCCGGCGAACTGGAAGCGGCTTTCCGCGGCCATCAGCGGATAGGTGCGCAGGGCGAGATCGTTGCCCTTGCACTCCTCCTCGCCGATGTTGAGCAGGCCGATGCGCGGCTGGCTCACCTGCAGCACGTCACGGCTGTAGATGTTGCCCAGCAGGGCCCACTGGTGCAGGTAGGCCGGTTTGGCATCCATGTTGGCGCCCACATCGAGCACTAGCACCTGCTGCTCGGGATCCTTGGTGGGGAAGAGGGCGCCGATGGCGGGGCGATCGATCCCCTTGAGGCGCCCGAGCCGGAAGATCGCTGACGCCATCACGGCGCCAGAGTTGCCGGCTGAATACACGGCCGTGGCCTTACCGGCCTTCACCAGGTCCATGGCCACATTGATGCTGGCGTCGCGCTTCTTGCGCACCACGGTGGCTTCTTCATCCATGCCCACCGACACACCGCTGGGCACCAGCTCCAGTAGACCCTCCTGCTGCGCCGCCTCCAGTTCCTCGCTGAGCTCCAGCTCGGCCACAGCGGTGGCCACGGCTTCAGCCTCGGCCACGAATTTCACCCGCAGTGGCAGGAGCCGCACCGCCCGCAAGCAGCCTTCCAGGATCGGGCCGGGGGCGTAGTCGCCGCCCATGCCATCCACCGCCACCCAGAGGCGATCGGCATCGTTGATCGGTGTGCCTTCGCTGCCCCCCACGCCCCGCTGCAGGCGGCGCAGGGGGTCGAACACCAGTGGCTGCAGCACGGTGTTGGCCGCTCCCGCTGCGGCACCGGCGGCGCTGCCGGCCACGGAGCCCGCCATCGACCCGGCGGCATTGGCCGTGGCCGTCGCCGTACCCACCAGGCTCGTGACCGCTGCATTACGGCGATACCAGATCACCAGGCGGCGGATGGCGCGGGGGCGGCCGCGGCGGCTGCCGGTGCCGGAACCTGGTACGTCAGAGGGCTTCGGGGGCAACGGCGTCAACGATGCGTTGGAACAGATAACCGGTGCCGCGGGCCGTGAGGATCAGCTCGGGGTTGGCCGGATCGTCTTCCAGTTTGGAGCGCAGCCGGGAGATATGAACATCCACCACCCGGGTATCCACGTGACGCTCCGGGGTGTAGCCCCACACTTCTTTGAGAATTTCGCCTCGGCTGAAGGGCTCACCGCTGCGGCCCACCAGCAGCTCCAGCAGGCTGAACTCCATGCCGGTGAGGCGGATGCGCTCCTCGCCCCGGTACACCTGCCGCTTGTTGGTGTCGATGCGCAGGTCGCTCACCTGGATCACGCCGGAGTTGGGGATGCCGGCCACGCTGTCTTTCTCCACCCGGCGCAGCACGCAGCGAATGCGGGCCTCCAGCTCCTTGGGGCTGAAGGGTTTCACCACGTAGTCGTCGGCGCCGAGCTCGAGGCCGGTGATGCGGTCGGCCACATCGCCCAGGGCGGTGAGCATCACGATCGGCACGTCCGATTCCTTGCGCAGCTCCTGGCAGACGCCGTAGCCATCGAGCTTCGGCATCATCACGTCGAGCACCACCAGATCGGGGTTGGTGCGGCGAAAGGCCTCGAGCGCTTCCTGGCCGTCGCAGGCGGTCACCACCTGATAGCCGATCATCGAGAGCCGCGTTTCCAGAATCCGGCGGATGCTGGCTTCGTCGTCCACCACCAGGATCGTTTCCTTGGCGGCGGAGGCAGTTGTGCCGGTTGAGGCCGTCATTGCGCCACTCGTTGTGGACGGGGTTAAGTAGTTCGACCTACTGAAAAGGTCGCGAGGCCTCCGGGTTCTGCGGCAGCCACCTTTCTTCATACACCGTTTTGGCCCGCGCCACCAGCCTTTACGTCTGCCAGAGCTGCGGAGCCCAGACCCGCCAGTTCTTCGGCCGCTGCAGCAGTTGCGGCAGCTGGAACACCCTGGTGGAGCAGGCGGCAACCCCCACCGACAACCGCCGCCGCCGGCCTGTTGCCGCCCTGGCTGAAGCTGCCATCCCCGCTGCACCGCGGCGCTCCGAGCCGATTGCTGCGGTGGGCGATCGGCCCCTGCAGCGGCTGGGCAGCGGCTACGGCGAGCTGGACCGTGTGCTCGGCGGTGGGTTGGTGCCTGGTTCGCTGGTGTTGCTGGGTGGCGACCCCGGCATCGGCAAAAGCACGTTGCTGCTGCAGAGCGCTCAGGCGATGGCTGCCCGCCATTCCGTTTTGTATGTGAGTGCGGAGGAATCGGCGCAGCAGGTGAAGTTGCGCTGGCGTCGTCTGGCGGAGGAGCAAGGGGAGCTGGCCCCGGCTGGCGGCCCCGGCCTGCAGCTGCTGGCGGAAACCGACCTGGAGTTGGTGCTGCAGGAGCTCGAAGCGCTGCGCCCGGCGGTGGCTGTGATCGACAGCATCCAGGCCCTCCACGACGGCGAGCTCGGCAGCGCCCCCGGTTCCGTAGCCCAGGTGCGCGAATGCGCCGCGGCCCTGGCCCGCATCGCCAAGCGGCAAGACACGGCCCTGTTGCTGGTGGGCCACGTGACCAAGGAGGGCATGCTCGCTGGGCCCAAAGTGCTGGAGCACCTGGTGGATGCGGTGCTCACCTTTGAAGGCGATCGCTTCGCCAGCCACCGGCTGCTGCGGGCCGTGAAGAACCGCTTCGGCGCCACCCACGAGCTGGGGGTGTTTGAGATGCGCGGCCAGGGCCTAGCCCAGGTGCTCAACCCCAGCGAGCTGTTTCTCGGCAGCGATGAACCCAGCGCCGGCACCGCCACGATCGTGGCCTGTGAAGGCACACGGCCTTTGGTGGTGGAGCTCCAGGCACTGGTGAGCACCACCAGCTATTCCAGCCCGCGCCGCACCGCCACCGGCATCGGCACCAACCGCCTGCACCAGATTCTGGCGGTGCTGGAAAAACACCTGGGTTTGCCCCTGTCGCGCTTCGATTGCTATCTGGCCGTGGCCGGTGGCCTGGAGGTGGAGGAGCCTGCGGCCGATCTCGGCGTGGCGGCAGCGGTGGTGGCCAGCTACCGGGATCTCACCCTGCCGCCTGGCACGGTGCTGATCGGTGAGCTGGGCCTCGGCGGGCAGCTGCGGCCGGTGGCGCAGCTGGAGCAGCGCCTTCAGGAGTCAGCCCGCTTGGGCTTCCGCCGTGCGGTGGTGCCCAAAGGCAGTGGTCTGGGGCGCTTGGCGGCGGGCCTGGATCTGCAGCTGCTGGAGGCCGGCGGGGTGGCGGAGGCGCTGGTGGCGGCCCTTGGGGTGAACCCCGCCGACGATCGAGCTTGAGGCGGTTGCCTCAGAAATACACGTCGACGTTGCCGCGGCCGCTGGTTTTGAGCCAGTTCTGGGCCTCGATGTAGTTGTTCGGGGCCAAGCGGATCGCTTTGGTCCACAGATCAGCGGCCTGATCGAAGTGACGATCAGCCAGGTCGCCGTCGCCGTTTTCTTCCGCCAAGGAGCCCAGGTGGTGGTGGATCACCGCCATGTTGTTGAGGGCTTGGGGCATCTTGCTGTTGAGATCGAGGGCCTGGCCGTACTGCTCTAGGGCCTTCTCGTGCTCTCCGTTGCTGGCGTACACCAGCGCCATGTTGTAGAGGATGAAGGCGCGGTCGTTGGGGTCTTCCTCCAGCTTCAGCGCTTCGGCGTAGTTGTCGAGCGCTTCGGCGTATTCACCATCAGCCTGGGCGCTCATCCCGTCGCGGTAGTAGGCGAAGGCCTCCTTGGCGCGCTGGTTGGTGGGCAGCACCTTGAGGATCAGGTCGGCCATCACCGTGAAGCTCTTGTCGATGAAGTTGTCGTTGCGCTGAGAGCGGGGCACGGCGATCTGCTGAGCTTCGTGGGCCCATCCTCACCTGCCTGGGGCGGGGGATGCCGGGGCTGTTCGCACTCCCTAGCCTTGGCGTCGCCCACCCCCAGCCCCGTGAGCAGCGGCCCTGAATCCGCACCGCAGCCGGTGGCTGCTCTGCTGCTCGAGGTGGAGGGCATGAAATGTGGAGGCTGCGTGCGCGCCGTGGAGCAGCGCCTGCTGGCCCAGCCCGGCGTTCGCCAGGCCAGCGTCAGCCTGCTCAACCGCACCGCCTGGGTGGGGTTGGATCCAGCCGTGCTTGGCCAGAGCGAGCACGATCCCAGCGAGGCGCTGATCGAGGCCCTGCTGGCCATGGGCTATCAGGCCCATCGCCGCGAAGATCAGGCCAGCACCCCGGCGGAGCGCCGGCAGCAGCAGAGCTGGTGGCTGCGCTGGCAGCAACTGGTGGTGGCACTGGTGTTGCTGCTGGTGTCGGCGGCGGGCCACCTGGCTGAGATGGGGCAGCTGCCGCTCCCCTGGCTGGCAGACATGCGGGTGCATGCCCTGGTGGCCACCGTGGCCCTGGCCTTGCCGGGGCGGTCGATCCTCGTGCGCGGAGCGCGCTCGGCTTTTGCCGGTGCCCCGGGGATGGACACGCTCGTGGGCTTGGGGATGGCCAGCGCCTACCTGGCCAGCCTCGTGGCCCTGATCTGGCCGGCCGTGGGCTGGCAGTGTTTCTTCAACGAGCCCGTGATGCTGCTGGGCTTTGTGCTGCTGGGCCGTTTCCTCGAGGAGCGGGCCCGCTTCCGCACGGGGCGGGCCCTGCAGGAGCTGGCGCGTCTGCAGCCCGATGAGGCGTTGCTGGTGGTGGGTACGGGCCCTGAGGCGATCACCAGGCCCGTGCGGGTGGGGGCGCTGCGCCCCGGTGATCGCCTGCGCTTGCTGCCCGGCGATCGTGTGCCGGTGGATAGCCGCGTGCTCGAAGGGCTGTCCAATCTGGATGTGTCGAGCCTCACCGGTGAACCGTTGCCCCAGGAGGTGAGCGCAGGCTGTGAGCTGGCGGCCGGAAGCCTCAACCTCCAGGCGCCGCTGCTGCTGGAGGTGGTGCGCCCCGGTAGCGAGAGCGCGGTGGCCCGGATCATTGCCCTGGTGGAGCAGGCCCAGGCGCGCAAAGGGCCGATTCAGGGGCTTACCGATCGGGTGGCGGGCCGCTTCAGCGTGGCGGTGATGCTGCTGGCGCTGGGCACTTGGCTGTTTTGGTGGCTCTGGGGTGCGCAGCTCTGGCCGCAGGTGCTCTCGGCGGCACCGGCGATGCATGCCCATGGCGGCCACAGGAGTTTGGGGTTGGCGGCTGAAACCCCCTTCGTGCTGGGCTTGCAGCTCAGCATTGCCGTGCTGGTGGTGGCTTGCCCCTGTGCATTGGGCTTGGCCACCCCCGCGGCCATCACCGTGGGCACCGGCCGGGCGGCCAAGGCCGGCATCCTGTTCCGCGGCGGGGATGTGATCGAAACGGCCGCGGCCCTCAGCACCGTGTTTTTCGATAAAACCGGCACCTTGAGCATCGGTCGCCCCAGCCTCAGCGGCCTGCGACCCGCCCAGCCCGGCCTCGAGGAGGCCGCTGTGGTGCAACTGGCCGCCAGCCTTGAAGCCGACACCCGCCATCCTCTGGCCCACGCCCTGCTGCAGCGAGCCCAAGAGCTGGAGCTGCCCCTGCTCAGCGTGGCGCAGCCGCGCACCATCGCGGGCGATGGCCTGGAGGGAACCGTGGCGGGCTATGGCCGCTGTCGCTTGGGCCGCCCCGCCTGGATTGCAGCCAGTGGCCTGGTGCTCCCCCCTGACCTGCAGCGGTGGCTGCAGGAGCAGGAAGCCCGCGGCGCCACGGTGGTGGCCTTGAGCGCCGAGCATCGGCTGCTGGCGCTGTTGGCGATCGAAGACCCCATGCGCGCCGATGCCCCGCAGGCCCTGGCTGCGTTGCAGGCCATGGGGCTGCAGCTGGGCGTGCTCAGCGGTGACCGTCAGGGGCCAGTGCAGCACCTCGGCGATGCGCTGGGCCTGCGCGCGGAGCAACTGGCTTGGGAGCTGTTGCCGCAGCAGAAGCTGGAGCGGCTGCAGCACAGCGCTGGCCGTGGCCCGGTGGCGATGGTGGGCGACGGCATCAACGACGCTCCGGCTCTGGCGGCAGCGGATCTCGGGATCGCTGTGGGCACCGGCACCCAGATCGCCATGGATACCGCCGATCTGGTGGTGCTCGGGGATCGCCTCACGGCGATCCCCCAGGCCCTGCGCCTGGCTCGCCGCACCATGGCCAAGGTGCGCCAAAACCTCGCCTGGGCCTTCGGCTACAACCTGCTGGTGTTGCCCCTGGCCGCCGGCGCTCTGCTGCCGGGGTTCGGCGTGGTGCTCTCCCCTCCTCTGGCAGCGTTGTTGATGGCCTTCAGTTCGATCACCGTGGTGGTGAATGCCCTGCTGCTCGGTGGTGATGACTGAGCGCGGTCGGTTCCTGGTGCTTGAAGGCATCGATGGCTGTGGCAAGACCACGCAGATCGAGCATCTGAGCCACTGGCTTCCCCGCAGCGGACTGATGCCAGCGGCTGCCCAGTTGGTGGTGACCCGCGAACCAGGCGGCACCGAGCTCGGCCGCGCCCTGCGCCAGCTGCTGCTGCATCCGCCCGGGGCCGCGGCACCCTGCAGCACTGCAGAGCTGCTGCTGTATGCGGCCGATCGGGCCCAGCACGTGCAAGATCACATCTTGCCGGCCCTGGAGGCGGGCCATTGGGTGCTCAGCGACCGCTTCAGCGGCTCGACGGCCGCCTACCAGGGCTATGGCCGCGGCCTCTCCCTCGACTTGATCGAGCAGCTCAGCCTGATCGCCTGCCGTGGACTGCAGCCCGATCTCACCCTGCTGCTGGATCTGCCACTGGAGGAGTCGCTGCGGCGTCGCGGCCATCGGGCGGCGGATCGGATCGAAGCCAGTGGCGAAGCCTTTCTGGCCAGGGTCTGTGCAGGCTTTGTGGCCCTGGCGGCTCAACCTGGTTGGCAGCGGCTGGATGCTTCCCAGCCCCCTGAGGCCGTGAGCACAGCCCTGGAGGCGGCCATCACCCACTGCTGCCGTGCAGCCGCACACCCCGCCGATGACTGAGCGGCTCTTCGACGGTTTGGTGGGCCAGCAGCAGGCCAGCACCCTGCTGCTGGCTGCGCTGGAGCGCCAACGCTTGGCTCCCGCCTATTTGTTCTGCGGCCCCAATGGTGTGGGGCGTTCGATGGCGGCTCGCCGTTTTCTGGAGGGGGTGATCGCCGGGCCGGCGGGATCAGCCTCCGTGCGGCGCCGCTTGCAGGAAGGCAACCACCCGGATCTGCTCTGGGTGGAGCCCACCTACAGCGACAAGGGGCAGCTGGTGCCGGCCTCCAAAGCGGCTGATGCCGGCGTGAGCCGCAAGGCCCCGCCGCAGTTGCGGCTGGAGCAGGTGCGGGCTGTCTCGCAATTTCTGGCGCGCCGGCCGGTGGAGGCCAGCCGCTGCCTGGTGGTGATCGAAGCGGTGGAGGCCATGGCGGAGGGTGCCGCCAATGCCTTGCTGAAAACCCTCGAAGAACCTGGTGATGGACTGCTGATCCTGCTCACGGCGTCTCCGGATCGCCTGCTCAGCACGATCCGCTCCCGTTGCCAGAGCATCCCCTTTGCTCGCCTGGCCCCTGAGCAGCTGCAGCAGGTGTTGGCGGGCCAGACTCCGCTGCCCACCAGCCCGGATCCGCCCGAGCTGGTGGAGCTGGCCGCAGGCTCGCCAGGGGCCCTGCTGGAGCAAAGAATGCATTGGGAGGCGCTGCCGGAGGGGCTGGCGCAGCGTTGCGCCGCCCTGGTGGGTGGGGCATCAGCCGGTGCTGCTCAGCCCGCCAGCCCGGTCGAGGCCCTCAGCCTGGCCCGTGATCTCTGTGATGCGCTTGAGGTGGAGCAACAGCTTTGGCTGCTCGACTGGTGGCAGTTGCACCTCTGGCGGCTTAGCCCTCAGCCTGTGCAGCAACAACGCATGGAGCTGTTGCGTCGTCAGCTGCGCTCGTTCGTGCAGCCTCGCCTGGCCTGGGAGGTGGCGTTGCTGGAGCTGAGCGGCCTGATGGCTCAGTAGGAGCCGCTGATCAGGCGGCGCTGCGGCGATTGGCGCGGGCGTTGTGCACCAGCTGGGCGAGCTCCTCCTCGTGGGCACCGCTGGGCAGTTCCAGGCAATAGCCCGCTCCGTAGACCGTTTTGATGAAGCGGGGTTTGCGGGGATCGGGTTCGAGCTTGGTGCGCAGATGGCGCACGTGTACCCGGATCGTCTCGATGTCGTCGTCGGGTTCGTAGCCCCACACCTCTTTGAGGATGAGCGAGGGGGCCACGGTTTGCC contains these protein-coding regions:
- the tmk gene encoding dTMP kinase, with product MTERGRFLVLEGIDGCGKTTQIEHLSHWLPRSGLMPAAAQLVVTREPGGTELGRALRQLLLHPPGAAAPCSTAELLLYAADRAQHVQDHILPALEAGHWVLSDRFSGSTAAYQGYGRGLSLDLIEQLSLIACRGLQPDLTLLLDLPLEESLRRRGHRAADRIEASGEAFLARVCAGFVALAAQPGWQRLDASQPPEAVSTALEAAITHCCRAAAHPADD
- a CDS encoding DNA polymerase III subunit delta' → MTERLFDGLVGQQQASTLLLAALERQRLAPAYLFCGPNGVGRSMAARRFLEGVIAGPAGSASVRRRLQEGNHPDLLWVEPTYSDKGQLVPASKAADAGVSRKAPPQLRLEQVRAVSQFLARRPVEASRCLVVIEAVEAMAEGAANALLKTLEEPGDGLLILLTASPDRLLSTIRSRCQSIPFARLAPEQLQQVLAGQTPLPTSPDPPELVELAAGSPGALLEQRMHWEALPEGLAQRCAALVGGASAGAAQPASPVEALSLARDLCDALEVEQQLWLLDWWQLHLWRLSPQPVQQQRMELLRRQLRSFVQPRLAWEVALLELSGLMAQ
- a CDS encoding heavy metal translocating P-type ATPase, which produces MSSGPESAPQPVAALLLEVEGMKCGGCVRAVEQRLLAQPGVRQASVSLLNRTAWVGLDPAVLGQSEHDPSEALIEALLAMGYQAHRREDQASTPAERRQQQSWWLRWQQLVVALVLLLVSAAGHLAEMGQLPLPWLADMRVHALVATVALALPGRSILVRGARSAFAGAPGMDTLVGLGMASAYLASLVALIWPAVGWQCFFNEPVMLLGFVLLGRFLEERARFRTGRALQELARLQPDEALLVVGTGPEAITRPVRVGALRPGDRLRLLPGDRVPVDSRVLEGLSNLDVSSLTGEPLPQEVSAGCELAAGSLNLQAPLLLEVVRPGSESAVARIIALVEQAQARKGPIQGLTDRVAGRFSVAVMLLALGTWLFWWLWGAQLWPQVLSAAPAMHAHGGHRSLGLAAETPFVLGLQLSIAVLVVACPCALGLATPAAITVGTGRAAKAGILFRGGDVIETAAALSTVFFDKTGTLSIGRPSLSGLRPAQPGLEEAAVVQLAASLEADTRHPLAHALLQRAQELELPLLSVAQPRTIAGDGLEGTVAGYGRCRLGRPAWIAASGLVLPPDLQRWLQEQEARGATVVALSAEHRLLALLAIEDPMRADAPQALAALQAMGLQLGVLSGDRQGPVQHLGDALGLRAEQLAWELLPQQKLERLQHSAGRGPVAMVGDGINDAPALAAADLGIAVGTGTQIAMDTADLVVLGDRLTAIPQALRLARRTMAKVRQNLAWAFGYNLLVLPLAAGALLPGFGVVLSPPLAALLMAFSSITVVVNALLLGGDD
- a CDS encoding photosystem I assembly protein Ycf3 gives rise to the protein MPRSQRNDNFIDKSFTVMADLILKVLPTNQRAKEAFAYYRDGMSAQADGEYAEALDNYAEALKLEEDPNDRAFILYNMALVYASNGEHEKALEQYGQALDLNSKMPQALNNMAVIHHHLGSLAEENGDGDLADRHFDQAADLWTKAIRLAPNNYIEAQNWLKTSGRGNVDVYF